The Micromonospora sp. NBC_00421 genome contains a region encoding:
- the pstC gene encoding phosphate ABC transporter permease subunit PstC: MGETPPRSASAGTGGPAVTQGHERSAGASARVAEAPVSTRTPDDDQGLGGGGGLPRARAFGAERAFRGLTLAAGVTVLVIIAAIAVFLIAKAVPALRANSADFWTFEGWFPNDDPPTFGIGALAFGTLLTALLALLIAVPVALGIALYLSHYAPRRLGTGLGFVIDLLAAVPSVVFGLWGRDFFVGPVADLSAWLNTYFGWIPIFGDGPYGNSILLGSLVLAIMVLPIITSLSREVFLQTPTANEEAAIALGATRWEMLRTAVLPYGRPGIIAAVMLGLGRALGETIALALTLGSTYAISFNILANGGNSIAANIANRFAEANETGRGALIASGLVLFAITLIVNITARAIIYRRREFTESAA; the protein is encoded by the coding sequence ATGGGTGAAACCCCTCCCCGCTCGGCATCCGCCGGCACCGGTGGACCTGCCGTGACCCAGGGTCACGAGCGGTCCGCCGGTGCCTCGGCGCGTGTTGCCGAGGCACCAGTCAGCACCCGTACCCCCGATGACGACCAGGGCCTGGGCGGAGGCGGCGGACTGCCCCGGGCGCGGGCGTTCGGCGCGGAACGGGCCTTCCGCGGCCTGACCCTGGCCGCCGGCGTCACCGTACTGGTCATCATCGCGGCCATCGCGGTCTTCCTGATCGCCAAGGCCGTCCCGGCGCTGCGGGCCAACAGCGCCGACTTCTGGACCTTCGAGGGTTGGTTCCCCAACGACGACCCACCCACGTTCGGCATCGGCGCGCTCGCCTTCGGCACCCTGCTCACCGCCCTGCTGGCGCTGCTGATCGCGGTGCCGGTGGCACTCGGCATCGCCCTCTACCTGTCCCACTACGCGCCACGTCGGCTCGGCACCGGGCTGGGCTTCGTGATCGACCTGCTGGCCGCCGTGCCGAGCGTGGTGTTCGGCCTGTGGGGCCGGGACTTCTTCGTCGGGCCGGTCGCCGACCTGTCGGCCTGGCTGAACACGTACTTCGGCTGGATCCCGATCTTCGGCGACGGCCCGTACGGAAACTCGATCCTGCTCGGCTCCCTGGTCCTGGCGATCATGGTGCTGCCGATCATCACCTCGCTCTCCCGCGAGGTGTTCCTGCAGACCCCCACCGCCAACGAGGAGGCCGCCATCGCCCTGGGGGCCACCCGCTGGGAGATGCTGCGCACGGCGGTCCTGCCGTACGGCCGACCGGGCATCATCGCCGCCGTCATGCTCGGCCTCGGCCGGGCGCTCGGCGAGACCATCGCGCTCGCGCTGACCCTCGGCTCGACGTACGCCATCTCGTTCAACATCCTCGCCAACGGCGGCAACAGCATCGCCGCGAACATCGCCAACCGCTTCGCGGAGGCCAACGAGACCGGGCGGGGCGCGCTCATCGCCTCCGGCCTGGTGCT